A genomic window from Eptesicus fuscus isolate TK198812 chromosome 19, DD_ASM_mEF_20220401, whole genome shotgun sequence includes:
- the HEY1 gene encoding hairy/enhancer-of-split related with YRPW motif protein 1 produces the protein MKRAHPEYSSSDSELDEPVEVEKESADENGNLSSALGCMSPTTSSQILARKRRRGIIEKRRRDRINNSLSELRRLVPSAFEKQGSAKLEKAEILQMTVDHLKMLHTAGGKGYFDAHALAMDYRSLGFRECLAEVARYLSIIEGLDASDPLRVRLVSHLNNYASQREAASGGHAGLGHLPWGSAFGHPPHGAHPLLLPQNGHGNGGSAASPTDPHPHGRLAAAHPEAPTLRAPPSGGLGPVLPVVTSASKLSPPLLSSVASLSAFPFSFGSFHLLSPNALSPSAPTQAANLGKPYRPWGTEIGAF, from the exons ATGAAGCGAGCCCACCCCGAGTACAGCTCCTCGGACAGCGAGCTGGACGAGCCGGTCGAGGTGGAGAAGGAGAGCGCGGACGAGAACGG AAACTTGAGTTCGGCCCTAGGTTGCATGTCCCCAACTACGTCTTCACAGATCCTGGCCAGGAAAAGACGGAGAGGC ATCATCGAGAAACGCCGGCGAGACCGGATCAATAACAGTTTGTCTGAGCTGAGGCGGCTGGTACCCAGTGCTTTTGAGAAGCAG GGATCTGCTAAGCTAGAAAAAGCCGAGATCCTGCAGATGACGGTGGATCACCTGAAGATGCTGCACACGGCAGGAGGGAAAG GCTACTTCGACGCGCACGCCCTGGCCATGGACTATCGGAGTTTGGGGTTCCGGGAATGCCTGGCAGAGGTCGCCCGCTACCTGAGCATCATCGAAGGGCTGGATGCCTCCGACCCGCTCCGAGTCCGACTGGTGTCGCATCTTAACAACTACGCCTCCCAGCGGGAAGCGGCGAGTGGCGGGCACGCGGGCCTCGGGCACCTTCCCTGGGGGAGCGCCTTCGGACACCCCCCGCACGGGGCGCAcccgctgctgctgccccagAACGGCCACGGGAACGGCGGCTCGGCGGCCTCGCCCACGGACCCGCACCCCCACGGCCGCTTGGCCGCGGCACATCCCGAGGCGCCCACCCTTCGAGCGCCCCCGAGCGGTGGCCTTGGACCGGTGCTCCCCGTGGTCACCTCCGCCTCCAAACTGTCGCCACCCCTGCTCTCCTCCGTGGCCTCCCTCTCAGCCTTCCCCTTCTCTTTCGGCTCCTTCCACTTACTCTCTCCCAACGCGCTGAGCCCTTCGGCACCCACGCAGGCAGCAAACCTCGGCAAGCCCTACAGACCGTGGGGGACGGAGATCGGCGCTTTTTAA